Proteins co-encoded in one Leptospira inadai serovar Lyme str. 10 genomic window:
- the cas4 gene encoding CRISPR-associated protein Cas4, producing the protein MFVMGLGGTHFNYYFICHRKLWLFSSGISMEHSSDLVEQGNLIHETSYPERRKRYREVLLTDIRIDFYDPKDKIVHEVKKSPSFEDAHIWQLKYYIFKLEENGLPGVKGLLEYPKHKRIKEVFLDESDKEKLSEITREIESILERKTPPDRLPKERCTNCSYFDFCWVAELEEEEK; encoded by the coding sequence ATGTTTGTTATGGGACTCGGAGGAACTCACTTTAACTATTACTTCATTTGTCATAGGAAATTATGGCTCTTTTCTTCGGGAATCTCCATGGAGCATAGTTCCGATTTAGTGGAACAAGGTAACTTAATTCACGAAACCAGCTATCCCGAGAGAAGGAAGAGGTATCGGGAAGTTCTACTAACGGACATCCGAATCGATTTTTACGATCCGAAGGACAAAATCGTGCACGAAGTTAAAAAATCCCCTAGCTTTGAAGATGCGCATATTTGGCAGTTGAAATATTATATTTTTAAGTTAGAAGAGAACGGCTTGCCGGGTGTCAAAGGACTTCTGGAATATCCCAAACACAAGAGAATCAAAGAGGTGTTCCTCGATGAGTCGGATAAAGAGAAACTGTCGGAAATTACTCGCGAAATCGAATCTATTCTGGAGAGAAAAACCCCGCCGGACCGCTTACCGAAAGAAAGATGTACAAACTGCTCTTATTTTGATTTCTGCTGGGTTGCTGAATTGGAGGAAGAAGAAAAATGA